From Candidatus Binataceae bacterium, the proteins below share one genomic window:
- a CDS encoding amidohydrolase family protein, whose amino-acid sequence MAYDLLIRNALLCDGTGAPVRPGALAVSDGRIAAAGAAGEVAGLARRQIDAGGLVVAPGFIDIHTHYDAQISWDPLLTCSCWHGVTTLLMGNCGVGVAPVRPGQRGTMAWDLVNVEALPHDVLMRGVSWEWESFPEYMTAVERRGVALNVGFLVPLSALRFYVIGDEASERAASADETAEMARLFAEAMCAGAAGFSLSLAPQHIGFQGRPLASRMASREELAALCHVMRAQGRGIIEILPNRGATNVPGEGGLELLTMLARESGRPVTWLALLDLPGTPPDAHERVLERLAPLVRSGLEIVPQVTPRPIQQYYTMSEPFIFAALDSWKGVFNRGAEEQMALLRSADFRAAFRAEIANGGGKAIFRGRWDRVHIARVNREHNRRFLNLSVAELAAMTRKDAVDALLDLALDERMELGITLSVINVNPDVVGRLLRLPNTLIGLSDAGAHVAQHCDAGLTSYLLHEWVHRRGALTLEEGVRRLTSELADFLQLPAKGRLSPGADADLVIFDPAGIKPLKPEWVNDLRGGEPRLIERSEGIEYTIVGGEVLFARGEYQGGLPGRVLRAGDAPH is encoded by the coding sequence ATGGCCTATGACCTGCTGATCCGCAACGCTCTCTTGTGTGACGGCACGGGTGCGCCTGTGCGTCCCGGCGCGCTCGCGGTAAGCGACGGCAGGATCGCCGCCGCCGGCGCCGCGGGCGAAGTCGCTGGCCTGGCGCGCCGCCAGATCGACGCCGGCGGCCTCGTCGTCGCCCCCGGGTTTATCGACATCCATACCCACTACGACGCCCAGATCTCGTGGGATCCGCTCCTGACGTGCTCGTGCTGGCACGGCGTCACGACCCTGCTGATGGGCAACTGCGGGGTGGGCGTCGCGCCGGTGCGCCCGGGGCAGCGAGGCACGATGGCGTGGGACCTGGTCAACGTCGAGGCGCTGCCACACGACGTCCTGATGCGCGGGGTCAGCTGGGAGTGGGAGAGCTTTCCCGAGTACATGACGGCGGTCGAGCGCCGGGGCGTCGCGCTCAACGTCGGCTTTCTCGTGCCGCTTTCCGCGCTGCGCTTTTACGTGATCGGCGATGAGGCTTCCGAGCGCGCGGCGAGCGCGGACGAGACCGCCGAGATGGCGCGGCTGTTTGCCGAGGCGATGTGTGCGGGCGCGGCGGGCTTTTCGCTCAGCCTCGCGCCGCAGCATATCGGCTTCCAAGGCCGTCCGCTGGCGAGCCGGATGGCGAGTCGCGAGGAGTTGGCGGCGCTCTGTCACGTGATGCGCGCGCAGGGGCGCGGGATTATTGAAATCCTGCCCAACCGCGGCGCGACCAATGTCCCCGGCGAGGGCGGGCTCGAATTGCTCACGATGCTCGCGCGCGAAAGCGGCCGCCCGGTGACATGGCTTGCGCTGCTCGATCTTCCGGGAACTCCGCCCGACGCCCACGAGCGCGTGCTCGAGCGCCTGGCGCCGCTGGTCCGCAGCGGGCTCGAGATCGTGCCGCAGGTCACGCCGCGCCCGATCCAGCAGTACTACACGATGAGCGAGCCGTTCATCTTTGCCGCGCTCGATTCGTGGAAGGGCGTGTTTAATCGCGGCGCCGAGGAGCAGATGGCGCTGCTGCGCTCGGCAGACTTCCGCGCCGCCTTCCGTGCCGAAATCGCAAACGGCGGCGGCAAGGCGATCTTTCGCGGGCGATGGGACCGCGTGCATATCGCGCGCGTCAATCGCGAGCACAATCGTCGCTTCCTCAACCTGAGCGTGGCCGAGTTGGCCGCGATGACTCGCAAGGACGCGGTTGACGCGTTGCTCGACCTCGCGCTAGACGAGCGGATGGAGCTCGGGATCACGCTGTCGGTCATCAACGTGAATCCCGACGTTGTCGGCCGGTTGCTCAGGCTGCCCAACACGCTGATCGGGTTGAGCGACGCGGGCGCCCACGTCGCACAGCATTGCGACGCCGGGCTGACCTCCTATCTGCTCCACGAATGGGTACATCGGCGCGGCGCGCTGACGCTGGAGGAGGGCGTGCGGCGGCTGACCTCGGAGTTGGCCGACTTCCTCCAACTGCCGGCCAAGGGCCGGCTTTCGCCCGGGGCGGATGCCGACCTGGTGATTTTCGACCCGGCGGGGATAAAGCCGCTCAAGCCCGAATGGGTCAACGATCTGCGGGGAGGGGAGCCGCGGCTTATCGAACGCAGCGAGGGGATTGAATACACGATCGTTGGTGGCGAGGTCCTGTTTGCGCGCGGCGAGTACCAGGGCGGCCTCCCCGGCAGGGTGCTGCGCGCGGGAGACGCTCCGCATTGA
- a CDS encoding acetolactate synthase large subunit, giving the protein MNGAESLILTALRCGVDVCFANPGTTEMPLVAALDAAEGMRAVLALFEGVVTGAADGYARMAERPALTLTHLGPGFANGIANLHNARRAHTPVVNLIGDHATWHLAADAPLTSDIESLARPVSGWVRRSADARSVAADVADAIAEAMRPPGCGATLIVPADCQWSEAGGPAAPRPIPSAPGASEDAVRGAAEALHRDGNNAVLFLGGRALRERGLMAAGRIAAASGCRLMCETFPARVERGGAMPAVEKLPYFPEQALAAFGKSAAVVLAGARIPVAFFGYPNMPSKLIPEGCTVATLATPEQDAELALEALADLIKAPKSVSARASNGRPPRPTGELNPLSAGAALAALMPEGAIVMDEAATTGLPFFAASQCAPAHTYMALTGGAIGQGLPCATGAAIACPDRRVIAFQADGSGMYTVQALWTQARERLNVTTVLCNNRRYRILQVELARAGVTEPGRKARALTSLDDPNLDWVALARGMGVPGARVETADALVKELERALATPGPNLIEMVL; this is encoded by the coding sequence ATGAACGGAGCCGAGAGCCTGATCCTGACCGCGCTGCGATGCGGCGTCGATGTATGCTTCGCCAATCCGGGCACGACCGAGATGCCGTTGGTTGCCGCGCTTGACGCCGCTGAGGGGATGCGTGCGGTGTTGGCGCTGTTCGAGGGCGTGGTCACTGGCGCCGCCGACGGCTACGCGCGGATGGCGGAGCGGCCGGCGCTGACGTTGACCCATCTCGGCCCCGGATTCGCCAACGGCATCGCCAACCTGCACAACGCGCGCCGCGCGCACACGCCGGTCGTCAACCTGATCGGCGACCACGCCACATGGCATCTTGCGGCCGACGCGCCGTTGACCTCGGATATCGAATCGCTCGCCCGCCCGGTCTCCGGATGGGTGCGCAGGTCCGCCGACGCGCGCAGCGTGGCCGCGGACGTCGCCGACGCGATCGCCGAGGCAATGCGCCCGCCGGGATGCGGCGCGACGCTCATCGTTCCCGCCGATTGCCAGTGGAGCGAGGCCGGGGGACCCGCGGCGCCGCGCCCGATCCCGTCCGCGCCGGGCGCGTCCGAAGACGCCGTACGCGGCGCGGCCGAGGCGCTGCATCGCGACGGCAACAACGCCGTGCTCTTCCTCGGTGGGCGTGCGTTGCGCGAGCGCGGTCTGATGGCGGCCGGGCGAATTGCGGCGGCCTCCGGATGCCGGCTGATGTGCGAAACATTCCCTGCCAGAGTAGAGCGCGGCGGCGCGATGCCGGCGGTGGAAAAGCTGCCGTACTTTCCCGAGCAGGCGCTCGCCGCCTTCGGCAAATCCGCTGCGGTGGTGCTTGCCGGCGCACGCATACCGGTCGCCTTCTTCGGCTACCCGAACATGCCGAGCAAGCTGATTCCCGAGGGCTGCACGGTGGCCACCTTGGCGACGCCCGAGCAGGATGCCGAGCTCGCGCTGGAGGCGCTGGCCGACCTGATCAAGGCGCCGAAAAGTGTGTCCGCGCGCGCCTCAAACGGCCGTCCGCCGCGCCCGACGGGCGAGCTCAATCCGCTCAGCGCCGGCGCCGCGCTCGCCGCGCTGATGCCGGAGGGGGCGATCGTGATGGACGAGGCGGCGACGACCGGGCTGCCGTTCTTCGCCGCTTCGCAGTGCGCGCCCGCACATACCTACATGGCGCTGACCGGCGGCGCGATCGGCCAGGGGCTGCCATGCGCGACCGGCGCCGCGATCGCCTGCCCGGACCGCCGCGTGATCGCCTTTCAGGCCGACGGCAGCGGGATGTACACCGTGCAGGCACTCTGGACCCAGGCCCGCGAACGGCTCAACGTCACCACCGTGCTGTGCAACAACCGCCGCTACCGCATCCTGCAAGTCGAGCTCGCGCGCGCGGGCGTGACCGAACCCGGACGCAAGGCGCGCGCGCTGACCAGCCTCGACGACCCGAACCTCGATTGGGTGGCGCTGGCGCGCGGGATGGGCGTCCCCGGGGCCCGAGTTGAAACCGCCGACGCGCTGGTCAAGGAACTCGAGCGCGCCCTCGCGACCCCCGGCCCCAACCTCATCGAAATGGTGCTGTAA
- a CDS encoding HAD-IA family hydrolase: MLDLVMFDADGVLFDSTESNTAYYNAIFARMGEPPMGPEEERAGVFMAAMQVFEMRARGDRARLARMREIARTIDFTPFFRLLRPPFALRPWMLELKRRYRLGLATNRSATTAALIEHLDLGGVFDAVASAHDKVRPKPAPDIVRLCIERAGVAPARSVYVGDSPIDAEAAAGAGTHFLGVGERIAAHPRRVATLAEVPAALAEMAAASPR; this comes from the coding sequence ATGCTCGACCTGGTGATGTTCGACGCCGACGGCGTGCTGTTCGATTCGACCGAATCCAATACCGCCTACTACAACGCGATTTTCGCCCGGATGGGCGAGCCGCCGATGGGCCCGGAAGAGGAGCGCGCCGGCGTGTTCATGGCCGCGATGCAGGTGTTCGAGATGCGCGCGCGCGGCGACCGGGCGCGCCTGGCGCGGATGCGCGAGATCGCGCGCACGATCGACTTCACGCCGTTCTTCAGGCTGTTGCGCCCGCCGTTTGCGCTGCGCCCGTGGATGCTCGAACTGAAGCGGCGCTATCGGCTGGGGCTGGCGACCAATCGCTCGGCCACCACCGCCGCGCTCATCGAGCACCTCGACCTCGGCGGCGTATTCGACGCGGTGGCGAGCGCCCATGACAAGGTGCGCCCCAAGCCGGCGCCCGACATCGTCCGGCTATGCATCGAGCGTGCGGGCGTCGCGCCCGCACGCTCGGTGTATGTCGGCGACAGCCCGATCGACGCCGAGGCAGCGGCCGGCGCGGGAACGCATTTTCTCGGCGTGGGCGAACGCATCGCCGCCCATCCGCGTCGCGTCGCCACGCTGGCCGAGGTCCCGGCCGCGCTGGCGGAGATGGCCGCCGCCTCGCCGCGCTAA
- a CDS encoding quinone oxidoreductase: MKAIVFEKTGDPSVMQYVDVPKPELRPGTALLKVHAAGINFADTFFIRGEYMIKPKLPDTPGMEAAGVVEAVAPDVTGLRPGMRVTSITLKTYAEYCLIKPSQAIPLPDFVSFEEGAAFPIQVLTAWHMLHTAHKTAPGQTVVVHSAAGGVGIVAVQIAKAAGARVIGTVSSDSKSGLAREYGADDVINYAASDFAAETMRLTGGRGADLILDAVGKPTFEAGLKCLAPFGHLILYGRAGGPPDPLNPFRLFEKSVKVSGFVLPVVYTMPEVMREGIEKSFQLMREGKLKLLVGKTFPLAQAAEALRFMQSRQSVGKLVLIP, translated from the coding sequence GTGAAGGCAATTGTTTTCGAGAAGACCGGCGACCCCAGCGTGATGCAATACGTCGACGTGCCCAAGCCCGAACTGCGGCCGGGCACCGCGCTGCTCAAGGTCCATGCCGCGGGCATCAACTTCGCCGATACGTTCTTCATCCGCGGCGAATACATGATCAAGCCCAAGCTGCCCGACACTCCCGGGATGGAGGCGGCAGGCGTAGTCGAGGCGGTGGCGCCCGACGTGACGGGGCTGCGGCCCGGAATGCGCGTGACGTCGATCACGCTCAAGACTTACGCGGAGTATTGCCTGATCAAGCCGTCGCAGGCGATTCCGCTGCCCGACTTCGTCAGCTTCGAGGAGGGCGCGGCCTTTCCGATCCAGGTCCTGACCGCCTGGCACATGCTCCATACCGCGCATAAGACCGCGCCGGGACAGACGGTGGTGGTGCATTCCGCCGCCGGCGGCGTCGGAATCGTCGCGGTCCAGATCGCCAAGGCTGCCGGCGCGCGCGTAATCGGCACGGTGTCGAGCGACTCCAAGAGCGGCCTCGCACGCGAGTACGGCGCCGACGACGTGATCAACTACGCCGCGTCAGACTTCGCGGCCGAGACGATGCGCCTGACCGGCGGGCGCGGCGCCGACCTTATCCTCGACGCGGTAGGCAAACCCACGTTCGAGGCGGGACTCAAGTGCCTCGCCCCGTTCGGCCATCTGATCCTCTACGGGCGCGCCGGCGGGCCGCCCGACCCGCTCAACCCGTTCCGCCTGTTCGAGAAATCGGTCAAGGTCAGCGGCTTCGTGCTGCCGGTCGTATACACGATGCCCGAGGTGATGCGCGAGGGCATCGAAAAGTCCTTCCAGCTCATGCGCGAGGGCAAGCTCAAGCTGCTGGTCGGCAAGACCTTTCCGCTTGCGCAGGCCGCCGAGGCGCTTCGCTTCATGCAGTCGCGCCAGTCGGTCGGCAAGCTGGTCCTGATTCCGTAG
- a CDS encoding SDR family NAD(P)-dependent oxidoreductase, producing the protein MAQPNKSPVAVVTGVGPGLGGALARRFARGGYAVAMMARSRGFIEELSAELTAEGARAIAVSADMGAVEQVNAAFAAVRAELGPVDVLLYNAGGAAWGNVAEIGAEQFEQAWRVNALGAFASAKAVAPDMIARGSGVMLFTGATAGVKAGPRSAAFGPAKFAMRGLAQSLARDLGPRGIHVAWINVDGIIDIPHIRARMPNLKDDDVLKPAAIAETYWHLAHQDRSAWTMELEVRPFKEKF; encoded by the coding sequence ATGGCGCAGCCGAACAAATCACCGGTCGCGGTTGTGACGGGCGTGGGACCGGGGCTGGGCGGCGCGCTCGCGCGCCGGTTTGCCCGCGGCGGCTACGCGGTCGCGATGATGGCGCGCTCGCGCGGCTTCATCGAGGAGCTCAGCGCCGAGCTCACGGCCGAAGGCGCGCGCGCGATTGCGGTCAGCGCCGACATGGGCGCCGTCGAGCAGGTCAACGCCGCCTTCGCCGCGGTGCGCGCCGAGCTCGGGCCGGTCGACGTTCTGCTCTACAACGCGGGCGGCGCCGCGTGGGGCAACGTCGCCGAAATCGGCGCCGAGCAGTTCGAGCAGGCGTGGCGGGTCAATGCGCTCGGCGCCTTCGCCAGCGCCAAGGCCGTCGCGCCCGATATGATCGCGCGCGGCAGCGGCGTGATGCTGTTCACGGGCGCGACGGCGGGAGTGAAGGCGGGGCCGCGCTCGGCCGCGTTTGGGCCGGCGAAGTTCGCGATGCGTGGGCTGGCGCAGTCGCTGGCGCGCGACCTCGGCCCGCGGGGAATCCACGTCGCCTGGATCAACGTCGACGGCATCATCGACATCCCGCACATCCGCGCGCGGATGCCCAATCTCAAGGACGACGACGTGCTCAAGCCGGCGGCGATCGCCGAGACCTACTGGCACCTGGCCCACCAGGATCGCAGCGCGTGGACAATGGAGCTCGAAGTGCGGCCGTTCAAGGAGAAATTCTAA
- a CDS encoding CAP domain-containing protein, with product MSVHHSASGRGTVRRPRGPAKVIPLPAGRRSRRHRRTLGFAIAGAGVVVVGVTLVWLYLLPLIQLMPWLTAGVSAQESEIMRLVNDERRRAGEPPLRMSQRLTLAARGHSYDMALRRYLGHDGPAGDTPAERVRSVGVDYARLGENVYMESGENLRELARRAVMQWMASPGHRANILSSEFTATGVGVARAADGTTYVTQDFVE from the coding sequence ATGAGTGTTCATCATTCGGCAAGCGGTCGTGGAACGGTGCGCCGGCCGCGCGGACCGGCCAAGGTTATTCCGCTACCGGCTGGCCGGCGCAGCCGGCGCCATCGACGCACGCTGGGGTTCGCGATCGCAGGCGCCGGCGTAGTCGTCGTCGGCGTGACGCTGGTCTGGCTCTACCTGCTTCCGCTGATCCAGCTGATGCCGTGGCTGACCGCCGGCGTGAGCGCGCAGGAATCCGAGATCATGCGCCTGGTCAACGACGAGCGCCGGCGCGCGGGCGAGCCGCCGCTGCGTATGTCGCAGCGACTGACCCTGGCCGCGCGCGGCCACAGCTACGACATGGCGCTGCGCCGCTACCTCGGCCACGACGGCCCGGCCGGAGACACGCCCGCGGAGCGCGTGCGCAGCGTCGGCGTAGACTACGCCAGGCTGGGCGAGAACGTCTACATGGAGTCGGGCGAAAATCTGCGCGAGCTGGCGCGCCGCGCGGTCATGCAGTGGATGGCAAGTCCGGGCCATCGCGCTAATATCCTATCGTCCGAGTTCACCGCCACCGGCGTAGGCGTGGCCCGCGCCGCCGACGGCACCACCTACGTCACCCAGGACTTCGTCGAGTAG
- the sufT gene encoding putative Fe-S cluster assembly protein SufT, with product MERVELTRECDAIQVPFGSPTTLEKGLEVFITQSLGGTFTVQVPAYGGLYRIAGRDADALGKKPEDAVSPAAASGDLEAMVWEQLKTCYDPEIPVNIVDLGLVYGMEIGAAEDGGKRVDVKMTLTAQGCGMGASIALDARQKLLALPGVVEANVDLVWDPPWNPQMISPEGRERLGLD from the coding sequence ATGGAACGAGTTGAATTGACGCGCGAGTGCGACGCGATCCAGGTCCCCTTCGGCAGCCCGACTACGCTGGAAAAGGGGCTCGAAGTTTTTATTACCCAATCGCTCGGCGGCACCTTCACGGTCCAGGTGCCGGCCTACGGCGGGCTATATCGGATCGCCGGCCGTGACGCCGATGCGCTCGGTAAGAAGCCCGAAGACGCCGTCTCGCCCGCCGCCGCTTCGGGCGACCTCGAAGCGATGGTGTGGGAGCAGCTCAAGACCTGCTACGACCCCGAGATCCCGGTCAACATCGTCGACCTTGGGCTGGTTTACGGGATGGAGATCGGGGCCGCCGAGGACGGGGGCAAGCGGGTGGACGTCAAGATGACGCTGACCGCGCAGGGATGCGGGATGGGGGCGTCGATCGCGCTCGACGCGCGTCAGAAGCTGCTCGCGCTGCCAGGCGTCGTCGAGGCTAACGTCGACCTGGTGTGGGATCCGCCATGGAATCCGCAGATGATTTCACCCGAGGGGCGCGAGCGGCTCGGTCTCGACTGA
- the rplU gene encoding 50S ribosomal protein L21, with protein MFAIVRTGGKQYRVGVGDQITVERIAGEVGAEVELGDVLAIGGDAPVIGTPTVADAAVRARIVQQPRGTKVIVFKKKRRKNYRRKRGHRQELTVLKIQEIKRGA; from the coding sequence ATGTTCGCAATCGTAAGGACGGGCGGAAAGCAGTACCGCGTCGGCGTCGGCGACCAGATAACCGTCGAGCGCATCGCGGGTGAGGTCGGCGCCGAGGTCGAACTCGGCGATGTGCTTGCGATCGGCGGCGACGCGCCGGTGATCGGCACGCCGACGGTGGCTGACGCGGCGGTGCGGGCGCGGATCGTGCAGCAGCCGCGCGGCACCAAGGTGATCGTATTCAAGAAGAAGCGGCGTAAGAACTACCGCCGCAAACGCGGCCACCGTCAGGAACTCACGGTGCTCAAGATCCAGGAGATCAAGCGCGGCGCCTGA
- the rpmA gene encoding 50S ribosomal protein L27, with protein MAHKKGQGSTRNGRDSPGQHRGVKIFAGQTVRSGNILVRQLGTRVHPGRNVGMGRDFTLYALVDGVVKYETFRGDKRRVYVEPIAPGISEAQAAPSGEVSTPAGR; from the coding sequence GTGGCGCACAAGAAGGGGCAAGGTTCGACGCGCAACGGCCGCGACAGCCCGGGACAGCATCGCGGCGTCAAGATCTTTGCCGGGCAGACCGTCCGCTCCGGCAACATCCTGGTTCGCCAGCTTGGCACCCGGGTCCATCCGGGACGCAACGTCGGGATGGGGCGCGACTTCACCCTTTACGCGCTGGTCGACGGAGTGGTCAAATACGAGACGTTCCGCGGCGACAAGCGGCGCGTGTACGTCGAGCCGATCGCGCCCGGGATCAGCGAGGCCCAGGCGGCGCCGTCGGGCGAGGTCTCGACGCCGGCCGGAAGATAG
- a CDS encoding LLM class F420-dependent oxidoreductase produces MRLGLLYGFSHSHDSINLVLEAERLGYDSVWTGEAWGSDTIVPLAWLGALTRKIRLGTGIMQMPARTPAMTAMTAMTLDAMSGGRFILGVGPSGPQVVEGWHGVPYGKPLVRYREYIAILRKILAREAPLEFQGREYQIPYRGPGATGLGKPLRSILHGRRDMEIYMASITPSGLALAAEIADGVLSVWMNPERWDLLKPHLERGFARAAGGRDPNKFDVAPFVTCVMGPDVAKCREPVKQNLALYIGGMGARDKNFYNDYARRAGYEEAANKIQELYLSGRRDEAAAAVPDQLVDEVALVGPRERIAERVAAWKAAPVRTMLVGTRQVEAIRALAEMLL; encoded by the coding sequence ATGCGACTCGGACTGCTTTACGGCTTTTCGCATTCCCACGACTCTATCAACCTGGTGCTCGAAGCCGAGCGCCTGGGCTACGACTCGGTATGGACCGGCGAGGCGTGGGGCTCGGACACGATTGTGCCGCTGGCGTGGCTCGGTGCCCTGACCAGGAAAATCCGCCTCGGCACCGGGATCATGCAGATGCCCGCGCGCACGCCGGCGATGACGGCGATGACCGCGATGACGCTGGATGCGATGTCGGGCGGGCGCTTCATCCTCGGCGTCGGCCCGTCGGGGCCGCAGGTGGTCGAAGGGTGGCACGGCGTGCCGTATGGTAAGCCGCTCGTCCGCTATCGCGAGTACATCGCGATCCTGCGCAAGATTCTCGCGCGCGAGGCGCCGCTCGAGTTTCAGGGCCGCGAGTACCAGATCCCCTACCGTGGCCCGGGCGCGACCGGGCTCGGCAAGCCGCTGCGCTCGATTCTGCACGGCCGGCGCGACATGGAAATCTACATGGCCTCGATCACGCCGAGTGGGCTTGCGCTCGCGGCCGAAATTGCCGACGGCGTGCTGTCGGTGTGGATGAATCCAGAGCGCTGGGACCTGCTCAAGCCGCATCTCGAGCGCGGCTTCGCGCGGGCAGCGGGCGGGCGCGATCCGAACAAGTTCGACGTCGCGCCGTTCGTGACCTGCGTGATGGGTCCCGACGTCGCCAAGTGCCGTGAGCCGGTCAAGCAAAACCTCGCTCTGTATATTGGCGGGATGGGCGCGCGCGACAAGAATTTCTACAACGACTACGCGCGGCGCGCCGGCTATGAAGAGGCGGCCAACAAGATCCAGGAGCTCTACCTTTCCGGCAGGCGCGACGAGGCCGCCGCCGCGGTTCCCGACCAGCTGGTCGACGAGGTCGCGCTGGTCGGCCCGCGCGAGCGTATTGCCGAGCGCGTCGCGGCGTGGAAGGCCGCGCCGGTCAGGACGATGCTCGTCGGGACGCGTCAAGTCGAGGCGATCCGCGCGCTCGCCGAGATGCTGCTGTAG
- the obgE gene encoding GTPase ObgE has product MRFVDEARVFVRAGKGGDGAIAFLREKYRPFGGPAGGDGGRGGDVIFVVDEGLSTLLDFRYNPRLVARDGEPGRGKQQYGRAGADLVVRVPPGTLVCDDATGEQLADLVMPGARAIVAHGGAGGRGNMHFATPTRRAPRIATPGTAGEQRWVRIELRLVAEAGLVGLPNAGKSTLLAALSAAHPKIAPYPFTTLTPNLGRVQLADGSGFSLADIPGLIEGAHLGHGLGIRFLRHLARTRVLVYVLDLSAEPERDFETVRGELLSFDPALGERPAVIALSKLDLVDRARAESAARAMEKAAGLEVFLISAEKRVGLEPLVAAVARTLGAPEAAVACRS; this is encoded by the coding sequence ATGCGGTTCGTCGACGAAGCCAGAGTATTCGTGCGCGCCGGTAAGGGCGGCGACGGCGCGATCGCCTTCTTGCGCGAGAAATACCGCCCGTTCGGCGGGCCGGCGGGCGGCGACGGCGGGCGCGGCGGCGACGTGATCTTCGTCGTTGATGAAGGGCTCTCGACCCTGCTCGACTTCAGATATAACCCGCGCCTGGTCGCGCGCGACGGCGAGCCCGGCCGCGGCAAGCAGCAATACGGCCGCGCCGGCGCCGATCTGGTGGTGCGCGTGCCACCCGGCACGCTGGTCTGCGACGACGCGACGGGCGAGCAACTGGCTGACCTGGTGATGCCGGGTGCGCGCGCGATCGTCGCCCATGGCGGCGCCGGTGGTCGCGGCAACATGCATTTCGCCACGCCCACGCGCCGCGCCCCGCGAATCGCGACTCCGGGAACGGCCGGCGAGCAGCGATGGGTGCGAATCGAACTGCGCCTGGTCGCCGAGGCCGGATTGGTCGGCCTGCCCAACGCCGGCAAATCGACGCTGCTCGCGGCGCTCAGCGCCGCTCATCCGAAGATCGCGCCATATCCTTTCACCACGCTGACTCCGAACTTGGGCCGCGTGCAGCTTGCCGACGGCAGCGGTTTCAGCCTCGCCGACATTCCGGGGCTGATCGAAGGCGCCCATCTCGGCCACGGCCTCGGCATCCGCTTCCTGCGCCATCTGGCGCGCACGCGCGTGCTGGTGTACGTGCTCGATCTGAGCGCGGAGCCCGAGCGCGACTTCGAAACCGTGCGCGGCGAGCTGCTCTCGTTCGATCCGGCGTTGGGCGAGCGGCCGGCCGTGATCGCGCTGAGCAAGCTCGACCTCGTCGATCGCGCGCGCGCCGAATCGGCCGCGCGTGCGATGGAGAAGGCGGCGGGATTGGAGGTCTTTCTCATTTCGGCCGAGAAGCGGGTCGGTCTGGAGCCACTGGTGGCGGCGGTGGCGCGGACGCTCGGAGCGCCAGAGGCGGCGGTTGCGTGTCGCAGCTGA
- the proB gene encoding glutamate 5-kinase, translating to MSQLSYKADLIARTRRAVIKVGSAVLSETDGLRSDVIANLAAGIDAAIRGGREIIVVSSGAIAAGRARLAKLGGAGIAARQAAAATGQIELMAEWARALAAHGRTVAQLLLTHQDVAERTRRNNAIHTIQTLLEAGVVPIVNENDTVAVEEIRMGDNDVLSSLVAGMAQAQLLIILSDVAGVLTGDPRKRPDAQLIPLITDPEAGMRGLVAENAGPLGSGGMATKLKAARQAARAGMAVIIAAGRAQEVLAAAFDPARECGTLVLPARSRLRGRKHWIAFALRPSGSLTVDRGAAEALRSKGRSLLPSGIREVAGEFASGDCVSLLDHEGVEFGRGLVNYPAAEVLRLKGRHTYEIARVLGYKVADEIIHRDNFVLLEDLR from the coding sequence GTGTCGCAGCTGAGCTACAAGGCGGATCTGATCGCGCGCACGCGCCGCGCCGTGATCAAGGTCGGCAGCGCCGTGCTCTCCGAAACCGACGGGCTGCGCAGTGACGTAATCGCGAACCTTGCCGCCGGTATCGACGCGGCGATCCGCGGCGGGCGCGAGATAATCGTGGTCTCCTCGGGCGCGATCGCGGCCGGACGTGCACGGCTCGCCAAACTCGGCGGCGCGGGCATCGCGGCGCGCCAGGCCGCGGCGGCGACCGGCCAGATCGAACTGATGGCCGAATGGGCGCGCGCGCTCGCCGCGCACGGGCGCACCGTCGCCCAACTCCTGCTCACCCATCAGGACGTCGCCGAGCGCACCCGGCGCAACAACGCGATCCATACCATCCAGACCCTGCTCGAAGCCGGCGTGGTCCCGATCGTCAACGAGAACGACACCGTCGCGGTCGAAGAGATCCGCATGGGTGATAACGACGTGCTCTCGTCGCTGGTGGCGGGGATGGCGCAGGCGCAGCTGCTCATCATTCTGAGCGACGTCGCGGGCGTGCTGACCGGCGATCCGCGCAAACGGCCCGACGCCCAGCTTATCCCGTTGATCACCGACCCCGAGGCCGGGATGCGCGGGCTGGTGGCCGAAAACGCGGGGCCGCTGGGCAGCGGCGGGATGGCGACCAAGCTGAAGGCCGCGCGCCAGGCCGCCCGCGCCGGTATGGCGGTGATTATCGCGGCCGGCCGCGCGCAGGAAGTGCTCGCCGCCGCGTTCGACCCGGCGCGCGAGTGCGGCACGCTGGTGCTCCCAGCGCGCAGCCGCCTGCGCGGCCGCAAGCATTGGATCGCCTTCGCCCTGCGTCCGTCGGGCTCGCTTACGGTCGATCGCGGGGCGGCCGAGGCGCTGCGCAGCAAGGGCCGCAGCCTGCTGCCGTCGGGCATCCGCGAAGTCGCCGGCGAGTTCGCAAGCGGCGACTGCGTAAGCCTCCTCGACCACGAGGGCGTCGAATTCGGCCGTGGGCTGGTCAACTATCCCGCCGCCGAGGTACTAAGGTTGAAGGGCCGGCACACCTACGAGATCGCGCGCGTGCTCGGCTACAAGGTGGCCGACGAGATTATCCACCGCGACAATTTCGTGCTGCTCGAAGACCTGCGATAG